The Yersinia intermedia genome window below encodes:
- the nuoC gene encoding NADH-quinone oxidoreductase subunit C/D: MTDLTTSDSAQPAWQTRDHLDDPVISELSNRFGPEAFVVQATRTGMPVVWVKREQLLEVMTFLRKQPKPYVMLFDLHGVDERLRTHRQGLPEADFSVFYHLLSIERNRDIMLKVALSEKDLHVSTATKIFPNANWYERETWEMFGITFDGHPHLTRIMMPQTWEGHPLRKDYPARATEFDPFVLTKQKEDLEMESLTFKPEDWGMKRGTENEDFMFLNLGPNHPSSHGAFRIVLQLDGEEIVDCVPDVGYHHRGAEKMGERQSWHSYIPYTDRIEYLGGCVNEMPYVLAVEKLAGIEVPDRVKTIRVMLSELFRINSHLLYISTFIQDVGAMTPVFFAFTDRQKIYDLVEAITGFRMHPAWFRIGGVAHDLPRGWERLLRDFLDWMPKRLDSYVKAALQNSILKGRSIGVAAYNSKEALEWGVTGAGLRATGVEFDVRKWRPYSGYENFDFEVPVGNNGDCYDRVMLKVEELRQSLRILEQCYKNMPEGPFKADHPLTTPPPKERTLQHIETLITHFLQVSWGPVMPANESFQMVEATKGINSYYLTSDASTMSYRTRIRTPSYAHLQQIPSVIRGSLVSDLIVYLGSIDFVMSDVDR; the protein is encoded by the coding sequence ATGACCGATTTAACGACGTCCGATAGCGCCCAGCCTGCATGGCAAACCCGTGATCATCTCGATGATCCGGTGATTAGCGAGCTGTCGAACCGTTTTGGGCCTGAGGCCTTTGTTGTTCAAGCAACCCGTACCGGTATGCCCGTGGTATGGGTAAAGCGTGAGCAATTGCTGGAAGTAATGACGTTTCTGAGAAAACAACCGAAGCCGTATGTCATGCTGTTCGACTTGCATGGCGTTGATGAGCGTCTTCGCACTCACCGCCAGGGCCTCCCTGAAGCGGATTTTTCTGTTTTCTATCATCTGCTTTCCATCGAGCGTAACCGCGACATTATGCTGAAAGTGGCACTGTCTGAAAAAGACCTGCACGTGTCCACAGCGACCAAGATTTTTCCTAATGCCAACTGGTATGAGCGGGAAACTTGGGAAATGTTTGGTATTACCTTTGATGGTCACCCACATCTGACGCGCATCATGATGCCGCAGACTTGGGAAGGGCACCCGCTGCGTAAAGATTACCCAGCACGAGCTACCGAATTTGATCCCTTTGTGCTGACCAAGCAGAAAGAGGATCTGGAGATGGAATCTCTGACCTTCAAACCCGAAGATTGGGGTATGAAGCGCGGCACCGAAAACGAGGACTTTATGTTCCTTAACCTCGGCCCGAACCACCCTTCTTCACATGGTGCCTTCCGTATCGTGTTGCAGCTTGATGGTGAAGAGATTGTCGACTGCGTACCGGATGTGGGTTACCACCACCGTGGTGCGGAGAAGATGGGCGAGCGCCAGTCCTGGCACAGCTACATCCCCTACACCGACCGTATCGAATATCTGGGTGGTTGCGTTAACGAAATGCCTTATGTGCTGGCGGTTGAAAAACTGGCAGGCATTGAGGTACCGGATCGCGTTAAAACCATCCGTGTGATGTTGTCTGAATTATTCCGCATCAACAGTCATTTACTGTATATCAGTACCTTTATCCAGGACGTCGGCGCAATGACGCCGGTGTTCTTCGCCTTTACTGATCGACAGAAAATCTATGACTTGGTTGAAGCGATTACCGGTTTCCGTATGCATCCGGCCTGGTTCCGTATTGGTGGTGTTGCACACGACCTGCCGCGCGGCTGGGAGCGTTTGCTGCGTGACTTCCTTGACTGGATGCCAAAACGTCTCGATTCCTACGTCAAAGCGGCGTTGCAGAACAGTATCCTGAAAGGGCGTTCTATCGGCGTTGCTGCCTACAATTCCAAAGAAGCACTGGAATGGGGTGTGACTGGCGCAGGTCTGCGTGCCACCGGGGTTGAGTTTGACGTGCGTAAATGGCGCCCGTATTCCGGCTATGAAAACTTTGATTTTGAAGTGCCAGTCGGTAACAACGGCGACTGTTATGACCGCGTGATGCTGAAAGTGGAAGAATTACGTCAAAGCCTGCGCATTCTGGAGCAATGTTATAAAAACATGCCAGAAGGGCCATTTAAGGCTGACCACCCACTGACGACGCCGCCGCCGAAAGAACGTACGCTTCAACATATCGAAACGCTGATCACCCACTTCCTGCAAGTTTCATGGGGTCCGGTGATGCCAGCCAACGAATCATTCCAAATGGTTGAAGCGACCAAAGGGATCAACAGCTACTATCTGACCAGTGACGCTAGCACCATGAGCTATCGCACCCGGATACGTACCCCAAGCTATGCCCATTTGCAGCAGATCCCCTCGGTTATCCGTGGCAGCCTGGTATCTGACCTGATCGTCTATCTGGGCAGTATCGATTTTGTAATGTCTGATGTGGACCGCTAA
- the nuoE gene encoding NADH-quinone oxidoreductase subunit NuoE, producing MSDQKETQDHNESQNVVDLAVNAAEPATTTEVFELSAEERDAIEHEKHHYEDARAASIEALKIVQKQRGWVPDGAIHAIAEVLGIPASDVEGVATFYSQIFRQPVGRHVIRYCDSVVCHITGYQGIQAAISKKLSIEPGQTTFDGRFTLLPTCCLGNCDRGPTMMIDDDTHSYLKPEDIEKLLEQYP from the coding sequence ATGAGTGATCAAAAAGAGACTCAGGATCATAACGAAAGCCAAAATGTGGTGGATCTGGCAGTCAATGCGGCTGAACCGGCGACCACAACTGAAGTTTTCGAGTTGAGTGCTGAAGAACGTGATGCTATCGAGCATGAAAAACACCATTACGAAGATGCCCGCGCCGCGTCGATTGAAGCACTGAAAATTGTGCAGAAACAACGTGGTTGGGTGCCGGATGGGGCGATTCACGCCATTGCTGAAGTGCTGGGTATCCCGGCCAGCGATGTCGAAGGTGTGGCCACATTCTACAGTCAGATCTTCCGTCAACCGGTTGGGCGTCATGTGATCCGTTATTGTGACAGCGTAGTGTGCCACATCACCGGTTACCAAGGGATTCAGGCCGCGATTTCGAAGAAACTCAGTATTGAGCCGGGCCAGACCACGTTTGATGGCCGCTTTACGCTGCTGCCAACCTGCTGCTTGGGCAACTGTGATCGCGGTCCGACCATGATGATCGACGACGATACCCACAGCTATCTGAAACCTGAAGATATTGAGAAGTTACTGGAGCAATATCCATGA
- the nuoF gene encoding NADH-quinone oxidoreductase subunit NuoF: protein MTTNSGFTKEVIRTPEMHPLTWRLRDDKQPVWLDEYRSKNGYLGAEKALKGMTAPDVVNLVKDAGLKGRGGAGFSTGLKWSLMPKDESMNIRYLLCNADEMEPGTYKDRLLMEQLPHLLVEGMLISAFALKAYRGYIFLRGEYIEAAVHLRRAISEATEAGLLGKNIMGSGFDFELIVHTGAGRYICGEETALINSLEGRRANPRSKPPFPASSGVWGKPTCVNNVETLCNVPAILEHGVDWYQGITAGKSNDAGTKLMGFSGRVKNPGLWELPFGISAREILEDYAGGMRDGLKFKAWQPGGAGTDFLTADHLDLPMDFENIAKAGSRLGTALAMAVDHEIGMVPLVRNLEEFFARESCGWCTPCRDGLPWSVKILRALERGEGQPGDIETLEQLCRFLGPGKTFCAHAPGAVEPLQSAIKYFREEFEAGIASKDYGNTRAIAGIQPNLLKARW from the coding sequence ATGACAACTAATTCGGGTTTTACCAAAGAGGTTATTCGCACGCCAGAAATGCATCCGCTGACCTGGCGTTTGCGCGATGACAAACAGCCAGTATGGCTGGATGAATATCGCAGTAAAAATGGTTATTTGGGTGCTGAAAAAGCGTTAAAAGGCATGACAGCACCTGATGTGGTCAATTTGGTAAAAGACGCTGGCCTGAAAGGGCGCGGCGGTGCAGGCTTTTCCACTGGTTTGAAGTGGAGCCTGATGCCAAAAGACGAAAGCATGAACATTCGCTATCTGCTGTGTAATGCCGATGAGATGGAGCCAGGTACCTATAAAGACCGCTTGCTGATGGAGCAATTGCCTCATCTGCTGGTGGAAGGGATGCTGATCAGTGCGTTTGCGCTGAAAGCTTACCGTGGTTACATCTTCCTGCGTGGCGAATATATCGAAGCTGCCGTGCACTTGCGCCGTGCGATTAGCGAGGCAACTGAAGCTGGGTTGCTGGGCAAAAATATCATGGGCAGCGGTTTTGATTTTGAACTGATTGTTCATACCGGTGCTGGCCGTTATATCTGCGGTGAAGAAACCGCCCTGATTAACTCGCTGGAAGGCCGCCGTGCCAATCCGCGTTCCAAGCCGCCTTTCCCTGCATCGTCTGGGGTATGGGGCAAACCGACTTGCGTCAATAACGTTGAAACTCTGTGTAACGTTCCGGCCATTCTTGAGCACGGCGTTGACTGGTATCAGGGGATTACGGCGGGTAAGAGTAACGATGCGGGTACCAAACTGATGGGCTTCTCTGGCCGGGTGAAAAACCCAGGTCTGTGGGAGCTGCCCTTTGGTATTTCAGCGCGTGAAATTCTGGAAGATTACGCCGGTGGCATGCGTGATGGCTTGAAGTTCAAAGCCTGGCAGCCGGGTGGGGCAGGGACCGATTTCCTGACCGCCGACCACTTGGATTTACCGATGGACTTCGAAAATATTGCCAAAGCAGGTAGCCGGTTAGGCACTGCACTGGCAATGGCAGTAGACCATGAGATCGGTATGGTTCCGCTGGTGCGTAATCTGGAAGAGTTTTTCGCCCGTGAATCCTGTGGCTGGTGTACCCCTTGCCGCGATGGGTTGCCGTGGAGCGTGAAGATCCTGCGTGCACTGGAGCGCGGCGAAGGTCAGCCGGGCGACATTGAGACGCTGGAGCAACTTTGCCGCTTCTTGGGGCCGGGCAAAACCTTTTGTGCTCACGCGCCGGGCGCGGTTGAACCACTACAAAGTGCGATCAAATATTTCCGGGAAGAATTCGAAGCCGGGATCGCAAGTAAAGACTATGGCAACACCCGAGCCATAGCCGGTATTCAACCGAACCTATTAAAAGCGCGCTGGTAG
- the nuoG gene encoding NADH-quinone oxidoreductase subunit NuoG translates to MATIHVDGKEYDVNGADNLLQACLSLGLDIPYFCWHPALGSVGACRQCAVKQYQNADDTRGRLVMSCMTPATDGTFISIDDGEAKAFRESVVEWLMTNHPHDCPVCEEGGNCHLQDMTVMTGHSFRRYRFSKRTHQNQDLGPFISHEMNRCIACYRCVRYYKDYADGTDLGVYGAHDNVYFGRTESGTLESEFSGNLVEVCPTGVFTDKTHSERYNRKWDMQFAPSICQQCSVGCNTSPGERYGELRRIENRYNGSVNHYFLCDRGRFGYGYVNLKDRPRQPQQLRGNDWIHLNAEQAMQGAADILRQAKKTIGIGSPRASLESNFALRELVGAENFYTGIAAGEQQRLQLMLKVLQEGGIYTPSLREIESYDAVLILGEDLTQTGARIALSVRQAVKGKAREMAAAQKVADWQIAAIMNIGQHAKHPLFITNVDNTRMDDIAAWNYRAPVDDQARLGFAIANALDASSPAVTDLDPALKGKVDIIVQALAGAKKPLIVTGSSAGSDAIIAAAANVATALKGRGSDVGITFVASAANSIGLTMIGGGSLDSALELLTRGDADSVIVMENDLYRHAAQDKVDAALENAANVIVVDHQRTAIMEKADLILSAASFAESDGTLVNQEGRAQRFFQVYDPTYYDDPKKPENNSIMLESWRWLHSLHSTYTSRHVDWTQLDHVIAACVRALPQLESIVEAAPDATFRIRGQKLARSPIRYSGRTAMRADISVHEPRQPQDIDTPFAFSMEGNNSPLADRQQIPFAWAPGWNSPQAWNKFQAEVGGSLRFGDPGVRLIEAGEGTLGYFDSVPAAFTAQADGWQIAPYYHLFGSEEMSQRSDVIQQRMPAPYVMVNPADAATLGVNLGTLVEFNCAGQTLRLPVRLSETLARGQVGLPLGLPGIPPMMVGARVENLREAVL, encoded by the coding sequence ATGGCTACGATTCATGTAGACGGCAAAGAATACGACGTAAACGGGGCCGACAACCTGTTACAAGCTTGTCTCTCCCTGGGACTCGATATTCCTTACTTTTGCTGGCATCCGGCGCTGGGAAGCGTCGGCGCTTGCCGCCAATGTGCGGTAAAGCAATACCAAAACGCCGATGATACCCGTGGGCGTTTGGTCATGTCCTGTATGACCCCGGCCACTGATGGAACCTTTATTTCCATTGATGACGGCGAAGCCAAAGCGTTCCGTGAGAGTGTGGTTGAATGGTTGATGACTAACCATCCACACGATTGCCCGGTCTGTGAAGAAGGGGGTAACTGTCATCTGCAAGATATGACAGTGATGACCGGACACAGTTTCCGCCGCTATCGCTTCAGTAAACGGACTCATCAAAATCAGGATCTCGGTCCGTTCATCTCGCACGAAATGAACCGCTGTATCGCCTGTTATCGTTGTGTGCGTTACTACAAAGATTACGCTGATGGCACCGATCTGGGTGTTTATGGCGCACACGACAACGTCTACTTTGGTCGTACTGAGAGCGGGACGCTGGAAAGCGAGTTCTCTGGCAACCTGGTAGAAGTGTGCCCGACCGGGGTATTCACCGATAAAACCCATTCCGAACGATATAACCGTAAATGGGATATGCAGTTTGCGCCAAGTATCTGCCAGCAGTGCAGTGTGGGTTGTAACACCAGCCCTGGCGAACGCTACGGTGAGTTGCGCCGCATCGAGAACCGCTACAATGGCAGCGTAAACCACTACTTCTTGTGTGACCGTGGCCGTTTTGGCTATGGCTACGTCAACCTGAAAGATCGCCCACGTCAACCACAGCAATTGCGTGGTAATGACTGGATCCACCTGAATGCCGAACAGGCAATGCAAGGTGCGGCGGATATTCTGCGTCAGGCGAAGAAAACTATCGGTATCGGTTCACCGCGTGCCAGCCTGGAAAGTAACTTTGCATTACGCGAGCTGGTTGGTGCGGAAAACTTCTATACCGGCATTGCCGCAGGTGAGCAACAACGCCTGCAATTGATGCTGAAAGTGCTACAAGAAGGCGGGATTTATACGCCATCACTGCGCGAAATTGAAAGCTACGATGCGGTGTTGATCCTGGGTGAAGATTTGACCCAGACTGGCGCACGTATCGCACTGTCTGTCCGTCAGGCGGTGAAAGGCAAAGCCCGTGAAATGGCCGCTGCACAGAAAGTGGCTGACTGGCAAATCGCGGCGATTATGAACATCGGCCAACACGCTAAACATCCGCTGTTTATCACAAACGTTGATAACACCCGTATGGATGATATCGCGGCGTGGAACTACCGCGCACCGGTGGATGATCAGGCACGTTTAGGTTTTGCTATCGCTAACGCGCTAGATGCATCGTCACCGGCTGTCACGGATCTGGACCCCGCGCTGAAAGGCAAAGTGGATATCATCGTGCAAGCCTTGGCGGGCGCGAAAAAACCATTGATCGTGACCGGTAGCAGTGCAGGCAGCGATGCCATCATTGCTGCGGCAGCTAACGTGGCAACCGCACTGAAAGGCCGTGGATCTGATGTGGGTATCACCTTCGTTGCCAGTGCAGCCAACAGCATCGGCTTGACTATGATTGGCGGTGGCTCACTGGATAGCGCGCTGGAATTGTTGACCCGTGGTGATGCTGACAGCGTTATCGTGATGGAGAACGATCTCTATCGCCATGCGGCGCAAGACAAAGTTGACGCCGCGCTGGAGAACGCCGCCAACGTGATTGTGGTTGATCATCAACGCACCGCGATTATGGAAAAAGCAGACCTGATTCTGTCTGCCGCCAGCTTTGCTGAAAGCGACGGTACGCTGGTCAATCAGGAAGGCCGCGCTCAACGCTTCTTCCAGGTTTACGATCCAACCTATTACGACGACCCGAAAAAACCGGAAAACAACAGCATCATGCTGGAAAGCTGGCGCTGGTTGCACTCCTTGCATTCAACTTATACCAGTCGCCATGTGGACTGGACGCAACTGGATCATGTGATTGCGGCTTGTGTACGCGCATTGCCACAGTTGGAAAGTATTGTTGAAGCAGCACCGGATGCGACCTTCCGTATTCGTGGTCAGAAACTGGCGCGTTCACCTATCCGTTACAGCGGCCGCACGGCTATGCGCGCGGATATCAGTGTGCATGAACCGCGTCAGCCACAGGATATCGACACGCCGTTCGCTTTCTCAATGGAAGGGAATAACAGCCCACTGGCTGATCGTCAGCAGATCCCATTTGCCTGGGCACCGGGCTGGAACTCACCGCAGGCATGGAACAAATTCCAGGCTGAAGTGGGTGGCAGCTTGCGCTTTGGTGATCCGGGTGTGCGCCTGATTGAAGCAGGAGAGGGGACGCTCGGTTACTTTGATTCAGTACCGGCAGCCTTTACCGCTCAGGCTGATGGCTGGCAGATTGCCCCTTACTACCACTTGTTTGGTAGTGAAGAGATGTCGCAGCGCTCAGATGTCATCCAGCAGCGCATGCCAGCACCTTATGTGATGGTCAATCCAGCCGATGCTGCAACGCTTGGGGTTAACCTCGGTACGCTGGTGGAATTCAACTGTGCCGGTCAGACATTGCGTCTGCCAGTGCGCCTGAGTGAAACCTTGGCTCGGGGTCAGGTCGGCTTGCCGCTTGGCTTACCGGGCATTCCACCGATGATGGTGGGTGCGCGCGTTGAGAATCTGCGGGAGGCAGTATTATGA
- the nuoH gene encoding NADH-quinone oxidoreductase subunit NuoH: MSWFTPELIEILISVLKAVVILLVVVTCGAFMSFGERRLLGLFQNRYGPNRVGWGGSLQLVADMIKMFFKEDWVPRFSDKAIFTLAPVIAFTSLLLSFAIVPVSPTWAVADLNIGILFFLMMAGLAVYAVLFAGWSSNNKYSLLGAMRASAQTLSYEVFLGLSLMGVVAQAGSFNMQDIVNSQEHVWNVIPQFFGFLTFAIAGVAVCHRHPFDQPEAEQELADGYHIEYSGMKFGLFFVGEYIGIVTVSALIVTLFFGGWQGPFLPPFIWFALKTAFFMVMFILIRASLPRPRYDQVMSFGWKVCLPLTLLNLLATAAVILYNAQ, from the coding sequence ATGAGCTGGTTTACCCCTGAATTGATTGAGATTTTAATCTCTGTCCTGAAAGCGGTAGTGATTCTGTTGGTGGTAGTGACCTGCGGCGCATTTATGAGCTTCGGTGAGCGCCGCTTGCTGGGCTTGTTCCAGAACCGTTACGGGCCAAACCGTGTCGGTTGGGGCGGGTCATTGCAGTTGGTTGCTGACATGATCAAAATGTTCTTCAAAGAGGACTGGGTTCCGCGCTTTTCCGACAAGGCTATCTTTACGCTGGCCCCGGTGATTGCCTTTACCTCACTGCTGCTCTCTTTCGCCATCGTCCCGGTCAGCCCGACCTGGGCGGTTGCGGACCTTAATATCGGTATTCTGTTCTTCCTGATGATGGCCGGGCTGGCGGTATATGCCGTGCTGTTTGCCGGTTGGTCGAGTAATAACAAATATTCTCTGTTAGGGGCGATGCGTGCATCTGCGCAAACCCTGAGCTACGAAGTGTTCCTTGGCTTATCATTGATGGGCGTAGTCGCACAGGCGGGTTCGTTCAATATGCAGGATATTGTTAACTCTCAGGAACACGTCTGGAATGTGATTCCGCAATTCTTTGGTTTTCTGACCTTTGCCATTGCGGGTGTTGCAGTATGTCACCGCCATCCCTTTGACCAGCCAGAAGCTGAACAAGAGCTGGCCGATGGTTACCACATTGAATATTCCGGTATGAAATTCGGTCTGTTCTTCGTCGGTGAATACATCGGTATCGTGACCGTCTCTGCTCTGATAGTCACTCTGTTCTTCGGTGGTTGGCAAGGTCCGTTCCTGCCGCCATTTATCTGGTTCGCGCTGAAAACGGCTTTCTTCATGGTGATGTTCATTCTGATCCGTGCATCCTTGCCGCGCCCACGTTATGACCAAGTGATGTCATTCGGCTGGAAAGTTTGCCTGCCGTTGACCCTGCTGAATCTGCTGGCGACTGCCGCGGTCATTTTGTACAATGCTCAATAA
- the nuoI gene encoding NADH-quinone oxidoreductase subunit NuoI, whose product MTLKELVVGFGTQVRSLWMIGLHAFHKRETQMYPEEPVYLPPRYRGRIVLTRDPDGEERCVACNLCAVACPVGCISLQKAEHKDGRWYPEFFRINFSRCIFCGLCEEACPTTAIQLTPDFEMGEFKRQDLVYEKEDLLISGPGKYPEYNFYRMSGMAVDGKQKGEAENEAKPIDVKGLMP is encoded by the coding sequence ATGACGTTGAAAGAGTTAGTGGTTGGTTTCGGCACCCAAGTGCGCAGCCTGTGGATGATTGGCCTTCATGCCTTCCACAAGCGTGAAACCCAAATGTATCCCGAAGAGCCGGTTTACCTGCCGCCGCGCTACCGTGGTCGTATCGTGTTAACGCGTGACCCTGACGGTGAAGAGCGTTGCGTTGCTTGTAACCTGTGTGCCGTTGCTTGCCCGGTTGGCTGTATCTCATTACAGAAAGCTGAGCACAAAGATGGCCGCTGGTATCCCGAGTTCTTCCGTATCAACTTCTCTCGCTGCATTTTCTGTGGTTTGTGTGAAGAGGCTTGCCCAACAACCGCTATCCAGCTAACGCCGGATTTCGAAATGGGTGAATTTAAGCGTCAGGATCTGGTGTATGAGAAAGAAGACTTATTGATCTCCGGCCCGGGTAAATATCCTGAATATAACTTCTACCGGATGTCCGGTATGGCAGTAGACGGCAAGCAGAAAGGCGAAGCCGAAAACGAAGCCAAACCGATTGACGTTAAAGGTCTGATGCCTTAG
- the nuoJ gene encoding NADH-quinone oxidoreductase subunit J produces MEFAFYIAALVAVVATIRVITHTNPVHALLYLIISLLAISAVFFSLGAYFAGALEIIVYAGAIMVLFVFVVMMLNLGNVEQQERDWLKPSLWIGPGLLALVLLSVLIYAISSITDSGISGEMVDAKAVGISLFGPYVLAVELASMLLLAGLVVAFHIGREHKPGEVMGASDSAKRKTEEQA; encoded by the coding sequence ATGGAATTTGCATTTTATATTGCAGCATTGGTGGCAGTGGTGGCGACTATTCGCGTCATCACTCACACCAACCCGGTACATGCGCTGCTGTACTTGATTATCTCTTTGCTGGCTATCTCGGCGGTGTTCTTCTCGCTGGGTGCTTACTTCGCTGGTGCGCTGGAAATCATCGTTTACGCCGGTGCCATTATGGTGCTGTTCGTGTTCGTGGTGATGATGCTGAACTTGGGCAACGTCGAACAACAAGAGCGCGATTGGCTGAAACCGAGCCTGTGGATTGGCCCTGGCTTGTTAGCACTGGTACTGCTGTCGGTACTGATTTATGCCATCAGTTCAATTACTGATTCTGGTATTAGCGGTGAAATGGTCGATGCCAAAGCTGTCGGTATCAGCCTGTTTGGCCCTTATGTGCTGGCAGTTGAACTGGCGTCAATGTTGTTGCTGGCCGGTTTGGTGGTTGCCTTCCATATCGGGCGCGAACATAAACCGGGTGAAGTGATGGGCGCGAGCGACAGCGCGAAAAGAAAAACGGAGGAACAAGCATGA
- the nuoK gene encoding NADH-quinone oxidoreductase subunit NuoK, with the protein MIPLQHGLILAAILFVLGLTGLLIRRNLLFMLISLEVMINAAALAFVVAGSYWGQADGQVMYILAITLAAAEASIGLALLLQLYRRRHTLNIDTVSEMRG; encoded by the coding sequence ATGATCCCTCTACAACATGGCCTGATTCTGGCGGCCATACTGTTTGTGCTAGGGCTAACGGGGTTGCTGATTCGTCGCAATCTGCTGTTTATGCTGATAAGCCTTGAAGTGATGATCAACGCAGCGGCGCTCGCCTTTGTTGTGGCGGGCAGTTATTGGGGTCAGGCTGACGGTCAGGTGATGTATATCCTGGCGATCACGCTGGCAGCAGCGGAGGCCAGTATTGGCTTGGCATTGCTGTTACAGCTCTATCGTCGCCGTCATACTCTGAATATCGATACAGTCAGTGAGATGCGCGGATGA
- the nuoL gene encoding NADH-quinone oxidoreductase subunit L, producing the protein MNLLYLTILLPLLGFLLLAFSRGRWSENTSATVGVGSIGLTALVTLYVAVDFLSQKATGVQVFNQTLWNWMSVGTFNIPLTLTLDGLSLTMLSVVTGVGFLIHMYASWYMRGEEGYSRFFAYTNLFIASMVVLVLADNLMLMYLGWEGVGLCSYLLIGFYYTNPANGAAAMKAFIVTRVGDVFLAIALFILYQELGTLNIRELMVLAPQKLEMGSTAITWATLMLLGGAVGKSAQLPLQTWLADAMAGPTPVSALIHAATMVTAGVYLIARTHGLFLMAPEVLHLVGIIGAVTLVLAGFAALVQTDIKRVLAYSTMSQIGYMFLALGVQAWDAAIFHLMTHAFFKALLFLSSGSVILACHHEQNIFKMGGLRKTIPLVYICFLVGGAALAALPVVTAGFYSKDEILWGALASGHINLMVAGLVGAFLTALYTFRMIFIVFHGEPKTKAHPVKGITHSLPLIVLLVLSTFVGALITPPLAGVLPELHFGEEGKMPLEIFSGVLVVIGIALAAALYLGKRQLVNSIAQSAPGRFFTVWWFHAWGFDWLYHNVFVRPYLWIARLLQSDPLNSLMNTPAILSRWSNRGLTLSENGQVRWYVASMGLGAVVVLALLLFV; encoded by the coding sequence ATGAACCTATTATATTTAACAATTCTGCTGCCACTGCTGGGCTTCTTGCTGTTGGCATTCTCCCGTGGGCGCTGGTCTGAAAATACCTCAGCCACGGTTGGGGTCGGATCGATTGGCTTGACGGCGTTGGTTACACTGTATGTTGCAGTGGACTTCCTCAGCCAAAAGGCTACTGGTGTCCAAGTCTTTAACCAGACGTTGTGGAACTGGATGTCGGTTGGCACCTTCAACATTCCGTTGACCCTAACACTGGATGGCTTGTCGCTGACCATGTTGTCGGTGGTCACCGGCGTGGGTTTCCTGATTCATATGTATGCCTCTTGGTATATGCGTGGAGAGGAGGGCTACTCTCGCTTCTTCGCCTACACCAACCTGTTTATCGCCAGTATGGTGGTTTTGGTGTTGGCAGATAACCTGATGCTGATGTATCTGGGTTGGGAAGGTGTGGGTCTGTGCAGTTACCTGCTGATTGGTTTCTACTACACTAATCCGGCCAACGGCGCGGCGGCGATGAAAGCCTTTATCGTGACCCGTGTTGGTGACGTATTCCTCGCTATTGCCTTGTTCATCCTTTACCAAGAACTGGGTACGCTGAATATTCGCGAACTGATGGTATTGGCACCGCAGAAACTGGAAATGGGCTCTACCGCCATTACCTGGGCGACGCTGATGCTGCTCGGTGGTGCGGTGGGTAAATCGGCGCAGTTGCCGTTACAAACCTGGTTAGCCGATGCAATGGCAGGCCCAACCCCGGTCTCCGCGCTTATCCATGCGGCAACCATGGTGACTGCGGGTGTGTACCTGATTGCGCGTACCCACGGCCTGTTCCTGATGGCACCTGAAGTGCTGCATTTGGTGGGGATTATCGGTGCGGTAACACTGGTGCTGGCAGGTTTTGCCGCGCTGGTGCAAACCGACATCAAGCGGGTGTTGGCGTATTCCACCATGAGCCAGATTGGCTACATGTTCCTGGCGCTGGGCGTTCAAGCGTGGGATGCGGCTATCTTCCACCTGATGACCCATGCCTTCTTTAAAGCGTTACTGTTCCTCTCTTCGGGTTCCGTAATTCTGGCCTGTCACCACGAGCAGAATATTTTCAAAATGGGCGGTCTGCGCAAGACAATCCCATTGGTTTATATCTGCTTCCTGGTGGGTGGTGCCGCATTGGCTGCATTGCCAGTGGTTACCGCAGGCTTCTACAGCAAAGACGAAATTCTGTGGGGCGCATTGGCCAGTGGCCATATCAATCTGATGGTCGCTGGGCTGGTTGGGGCATTCCTCACCGCGCTGTATACCTTCCGTATGATTTTCATTGTGTTCCACGGCGAGCCAAAAACTAAAGCGCATCCGGTTAAAGGGATCACTCACAGTCTGCCGCTGATTGTGTTACTGGTGCTGTCGACTTTCGTCGGCGCGCTGATAACACCACCGCTGGCGGGTGTGTTGCCAGAGCTTCACTTCGGTGAAGAGGGCAAAATGCCACTGGAAATCTTCTCCGGCGTGTTAGTGGTTATCGGGATTGCATTGGCTGCGGCACTCTATCTGGGCAAACGCCAACTGGTCAACAGCATCGCGCAAAGCGCGCCGGGCCGCTTCTTTACGGTCTGGTGGTTCCATGCGTGGGGCTTCGACTGGCTGTATCACAATGTGTTTGTCCGCCCGTACTTGTGGATTGCAAGGCTGTTGCAGAGTGATCCGCTGAACTCACTGATGAATACCCCGGCGATACTTTCGCGCTGGAGTAATCGCGGTTTGACGCTCAGTGAAAATGGACAGGTGCGTTGGTATGTCGCGTCTATGGGTTTGGGTGCAGTCGTCGTACTGGCTCTGTTGCTTTTCGTTTAA